Proteins encoded together in one Passer domesticus isolate bPasDom1 chromosome 6, bPasDom1.hap1, whole genome shotgun sequence window:
- the LOC135302345 gene encoding serine/threonine-protein kinase pim-3-like: MEIVLMEKVGSGCRNIIQLLDWFELPDSFVLVMERPEASQDLLQFLMEQEFLCEEMARWLFCQVLEAVRHCTACGVLHRDIKPENLLVDPESGDLKLIDFGCGTFLQERAYTWFAGEPTARALLPVPGTAHPHSLLGCGLRPAALWRGADAVPQEPAAGPADRGGRQKPARQAHEGLGCSAGLLCLAEWFPGFGQLAGGRRVASGDSRTHEYSPPEWICLGCYHGHAATTWSLGVLLYVMVCGRLPFRDDRDIVLGQLFFWQQVSPAPRNVDLPPRAGRSRWLVPDGVSVARAAEGGGRVPPCRSPARGRGECQHLIRWCLAKQPADRPELEEILRHPWVRGRRF; the protein is encoded by the exons ATGGAGATCGTGCTCATGGAGAaggtgggctctggctgccGCAACATCATCCAGCTCCTCGACTGGTTTGAGCTGCCTGACAGCTTCGTGCTGGTGATGGAGCGTCCGGAGGCATCgcaggatctcctgcagttccTGATGGAGCAGGAGTTCCTGTGCGAGGAGATGGCGCGCTGGCTTTtctgccaggtgctggaggccgtgcggcactgcaccgcCTGCGGCGTCCTGCACCGGGACATCAAGCCGGAGAACCTCCTCGTGGACCCGGAGAGCGGCGACCTGAAGCTCATCGACTTCGGTTGCGGCACCTTCCTCCAGGAGCGGGCCTACACGTGGTTTGCCGGTGAGCCCACGGCCCGggccctgctcccagtgccaggcactgcacatccccactccctgctgggctgcggCCTTCGGCCGGCTGCCCTTTGGCGCGGGGCAGATGCCGTGCCCCAGGAGCCGGCTGCCGGCCCTGCCGACAGAGGGGGGCGGCAAAAGCCAGCTCGGCAGGCCCACgagggcttgggctgctccgCTGGCCTTCTCTGCCTTGCAGAATGGTTTCCTGGCTTTGGCCAGCTGGCTGGGGGGCGCCGGGTGGCCTCGGGGGATAGCC GAACACACGAGTACAGCCCGCCCGAGTGGATCTGTCTCGGCTGCTACCACGGCCATGCGGCGACCACCTGGTCCTTGGGCGTGCTGCTGTACGTCATGGTCTGCGGGCGCCTCCCCTTCAGGGACGACCGTGACatcgtgctggggcagctcttcTTCTGGCAGCAGGTCTCTCCAG CTCCCCGCAACGTCGATCTGCCCCCGAGGGCCGGCCGCAGCAGGTGGCTCGTGCCCGACGGGGTCAGCGTGGCACGCGCGGCCGAAGGAGGCGGCCGTGTCCCGCCGTGCCGCTCTCCCGCGCGGGGCAGAGGCG agtgccaacaTCTGATCCGGTGGTGCTTAGCCAAGCAGCCCGCGGACAGGCCTGAGCTGGAGGAGATCTTGCGCCACCCTTGGGTGCGGGGCAGGCGTTTTTGA